In Anticarsia gemmatalis isolate Benzon Research Colony breed Stoneville strain chromosome 4, ilAntGemm2 primary, whole genome shotgun sequence, one DNA window encodes the following:
- the LOC142987854 gene encoding uncharacterized protein LOC142987854 yields MTDLKGKVRCFFNCLRENSCVNLIRLINFLPKLAGFPLLSSKFNVSFWILHTTLLLYVYILGTIVYQMYFADGFIDAINSFFNIYVFILIFNTSWWLLQKRKGINEALKLVKQNDQLVIDSGKFLDRYQKLLRRIQIIIMLCYAFHFVNDIMIFIPSRTLGMDDFSTVSCVGLEPLTSSPNRQICMVILAVQELTAIVAVGSYDVILLFLFAHTTAIFLILNEDMKKFQDITNKFDGSIEMCSIAADYLKNLAIRHSLALRTVKKLQDIYSASIGVGFGLDALSLCLFFVLPLDVCLNFAPLIYHCLFVFFLYCFQGQRLTTASEKFEMEVYCCGWEKLRVKEQKYILLMLKVAQKPVILYAAGVVPIRIHTFANTMQSIYKFVTIFRL; encoded by the exons ATGACCGATTTAAAGGGAAAAGTACGATGTTTCTTTAATTGTTTGAGAGAAAATTCTTGTGTTAATCTGATACGGCTCATAAATTTTCTACCGAAGCTGGCCGGTTTCCCTTTGTTGAGCTCGAAATTTAATG TATCTTTCTGGATATTACACACGACGCTCCTTCTCTACGTGTACATTCTTGGCACGATAGTGTATCAGATGTACTTCGCCGATGGATTCATTGACGCCATCAACAGTTTCTTCAACATATACGTGTTTATACTCATCTTTAATACCAGTTGGTGGTTGTTgcaaaaaag AAAGGGTATAAATGAAGCTCTCaaattagtaaaacaaaacGATCAGCTTGTGATTGATTCAGGGAAATTTCTAGACCGTTATCAAAAATTATTGAGAagaattcaaattattattatgttgtgcTACGCTTTCCACTTTGTGAatgatattatgatatttataccaTCAAGAACACTCGGAATGGATGATTTTTCTACTGTATCTTGTGTTG GTTTGGAACCTTTGACATCGAGTCCTAATCGTCAAATCTGTATGGTAATACTAGCAGTACAAGAACTAACAGCTATTGTAGCAGTTGGCAGCTACGATGTCATCCTACTCTTCCTCTTTGCGCACACCACGGCTATATTCCTCATACTCAACGAAGATATGAAGAAGTTTCAAGACATCACGAACAAGTTCGACGGATCTATCGAAATGTGTTCAATCGCAGCTGATTACTTGAAAAACTTAGCTATACGTCACTCGCTAGCGTTGCGAACAGTGAAGAAACTGCAAGACATTTACAGTGCTAGTATAGGAGTCGGTTTCGGTTTAGACGCATTGTCATTGTGTTTGTTCTTTGTTTTGCCTCTCGACGTCTGTCTCAACTTCGCTCCACTGATTTACCATtgcctttttgtatttttcttatactGTTTTCAAGGCCAGAGACTTACGACAGCGTCGGAAAAGTTTGAAATGGAGGTGTATTGCTGTGGCTGGGAGAAGCTACGTGTAAAAGAGCAAAAGTATATACTGCTAATGTTGAAAGTGGCGCAAAAGCCTGTTATTTTGTATGCTGCCGGTGTTGTACCTATACGTATTCATACTTTTGCTAACACTATGCAATCTATTTACAAGTTCGTGACAATATTTAGGTTGTAA